A stretch of DNA from Roseovarius sp. M141:
ATCGGACCAATGGGAAACCCGATATCGCTGCGCCCCAGGTCGGGCGCATAGAGGCGCGAGACATTGCCGTCGAAATACAGCGCCTGAGGCAGGCCCAGATGATCGCGGAAAAACCGACCGAAGGTGTGGAAATTCACCGGATCGGTCGAAATCACGAACACCGCCCGCGTGCCGTCCGCCGTGGTGCCCACCCCGTTGCGAACATACAGACTGTCGCTGTCTGTCAGGAAACGCGGATGCAGCGCGCCGTCAATCACCAGCATCGGCCCCGATTGCGTGGCATGGCGGCACGCCGGGGCCTCATCCACATAGCGCAGCGTCTCGAACACATCGGCGCGGCCCTCGCGGATGCACAGCACACCGTTGGGCAGCAGGCCGAAATTCCCCGGCCCCTCCTGCGTGACGATGCCCGCTGCCTCCTGCCCGTCCTCGATATAGAGACCCACAGGCCGACGATCAGAATGGTACATGCCCGCGTTCATGCCGAAATCCAGCGCCAGCCCGTCCTTGCCCAGCATCCCATTGACCGCGCTGAAGCTGCCCAGCGTCTTGCCAGTGTCAGGGTCATTCAGGAACACGCGCAGATCGCCCCGGGTCATGTCCACTTCGCAGATGGAATAACGTGCATTCTCGAACTGATCGTTGCGGCATTCTGCCGCCCACAACTGGACCGGAAACACCAGGGCCAGCATGGCCCAGAGCGGTGCCCTAATCCTCCAGGTCACGGCGAACCTCGCCTTGCGCGAACAGGCGGCGCGTCTCGTCCATCTGATCGAACGTGCTGTCCAGCCGGAACCGCAGGTCGGGCGCGTATTTCAGCCCCAGCTTTTTCGCGACGATGCGGCGCAGCTCGTGTTTGTTGCGGGCCAGCAGGCCGACCAGCTCATCCTGGCCCCGCCCGCCCAGCGGCATCACATAGGCCGTCGCGATCTTGAGGTCGGGCGACATGCGTACCTCGCCCACCGTCACCGACATGCGGGCAAGGTCCGCATCGTGGATATCGCCGCGCATCAGCACGTCGGCTAGCGTGCGGCGGACATTTTCGCCCACCTGTAGCTGTCGTTGCGTCGGGCCTGCGCCATCTGAAAACTTGTTCTTTGCCATGCCCATGCATTTAGTCCCTATACCGCCCTTTGCCAAGCCGTGATGCCCGCGCTATCAAGGCTGTGATTTTGAACGCTGCGATTTTCACGGAGGCGCGACATGACGACAGGACCGGGCATTGCAGTGACAGGCGCATCGGGCCGGATGGGCCGGATGTTGATCCAGACCATCCGCGATAGTGGCCGCGCCCATCTGGTCGGTGCGGTCGAGCGGCCCGGCCACGCGTGGATCGGGCAGGACGTCGGCACGGCGATGGGCGGCGCGCCGCTGGGCGTGACGGTGACAGGCGACGCGCTGGAGGCGTTCGCGCCCGCGCAGGCCATCATCGATTTCACCGCCCCCAGCGCCACACTTGCCTTTGCCAAGCTGGCCGCGCAGGCCCGCGCCGTGCATGTCATCGGCACGACCGGGTTTTGCGATGAGGAGCTGGAGTCGCTGAAACCCGCCGCGCGCCATTCGGTGCAGGTGCGCGCCGGGAACATGAGCCTTGGGGTCAACCTGCTGACCCTGCTGACCCAAAAGGTCGCACACGCACTGGACGAGGATTTCGACATCGAAATCGTCGAGGCACACCACAATCAAAAGGTCGACGCCCCGTCCGGCACCGCCCTGATGCTGGGCGACGCTGCGGCCACCGGGCGCGGCGTGGCATTGGACCGTGTCGCCGACAGCGCCCGCGACGGCATCACCGGCCCGCGCGAGCGGGGGCATATCGGGTTCAGCGCCATTCGCGGTGGCGACATCGTGGGCGAACATGACGTGATTTTCGCCGCCGCGGGCGAGCGGATCGTGCTACGCCACATCGCCACCGACCGCGCCGTGTTCGCGCGCGGCGCGCTCAAGGCCGCGCTCTGGGGTCAGGGGCGCGATCCGGGCGCGTATGACATGCTGGACGTGCTGGGGCTGGGCGACGGCTAACTGCGCGCCGTGCGCATGTCAGCATTGCATTATCACAGCTTGAAGTTGCGGGTAGATCTTCGCATGAAACCCAAAATCCTCACCACGCTGGCCAACTATGACCGCCAGCAATTCACCAGCGATCTGATCGCCGGGTTGACCGTGGCCATGGTGGCGCTGCCACTCAGCCTTGCCATCGCCATCGCGTCGGGGGCGGGGCCGGAAAAGGGGCTGGTGACCGCCATCGTCGGCGGCCTTCTGATTTCGCTGCTGGGCGGCAGCCGGGTGCAGATCGGCGGGCCGACCGGCGCGTTCATCGTTGTCGTGTTCGGCGTCATCCAGCAATACGGGTATGACGGGCTGGTCCTTGCCACCTTCATGGCCGGGATCATCATGCTGGTTGCGGGGTATCTGCGGGCGGGTAACCTTGTCGCTTATGTGCCCGAGGCGGTGATCAACGGCTTCACCATCGGGATCGGCGTCATCATCGCGACCAGCCAGCTGAGCGATCTGTTCGGGCTGTCCATCGCCGAAATCCCGGCGGAATTCATTGCCAAGACACAGGCGCTTTGGGCTGCGCGGGACACGCTGAACATCACCGCACTGGGGATCGGGCTGGCGACGATGGCAATGATCGTCGCGCTGCGCCGCCTTGCGCCGAAATTTCCCGGCCTGATCGTCGCCGTGGGCGTGACATCGGCCATCGTCGCCATCGCCATGCTGCCGGTCGATACGATCTTTTCCCGCTTTGGCGCCCTGCCCGGCGCGCTGCCCATGCCGCAGATGCCCGACATCAGCCTTGAGCGGATGATCGAACTGCTGCCCTCCGCGTTTGTCATCGCCTTCCTCGCCAGTATCGAATCGCTTCTGTCGGCGATGGTCGCGGACAAGATGATCGGCGGCCAGCACAGGCCGAACGCCGAAGTGCTGGCGCAGGGCTGCGCCAACATCGGTTCAGCCCTGTTCGGCGGTCTGCCCGCCACCGGAGCCATCGCCCGCACCGCGACAAACGTGCGCGCGGGTGGCAAGACGCCCGTGGCCGGCATCGTTGCCGCGCTGACAATCCTGCTGATCATGCTGCTGGCCGCGCCGCTGGCGGGCTATCTGGCGATGCCCGCGCTGGCCGGGCTGCTGATTCTGACCGCGTGGAACATGAGCGAGCCGCATAAGTGGCGCGGCTACATGCAGGGCCGTGTTTCGGATCGCGTGCTGCTGGTCCTGACGCTGGTGCTGACGGTGTTTGCGGATCTGACCATCGCCATCGGCGTGGGTGTGTCCGTCGGGCTGGCCCTGCGGTTGCGTCGGCGCAACGCCGACATGGAAAAGGACTGGACCCCGCCCGACCGCTGAGCCGGTGCCGTCGCTAGGCCCTGTTCCGCGTGACATGCGCCTCCATCGCCGCCAGCCCCTCGTCCAGCCCGCTGCGCCCGAACCCGATGCGGAACCGGTCCACCGGCGTCGCGCCCAGATCAGAGCGGTAGATCGTGCTGGGCAGGACCAGCACGCCCGCCTCCTCGACCAGCCTCCGGGCGAACTCCTCGACACCTTCGGCGCCCAGATAGCGCGGGTAACCCATGCAAGATCCGTCCGGGCGCGACCAGTCGAACAGATCGGGATGACGGGCAAAGAACGCGTCCCATTTCGGCAGGTTCTCGTCGACGATGGCATTGTTGCGCGCCAATATGCGGTCCCGCGCCTTTAGCGCGATGCGCGCCAGATGCTCGGACGGGCCGGAATTGCAGATCGACAGGTAGTGTTTCATCCGCTCCATACGGCTTAGGACATCGCGGTTCTGACATGCGATCCAGCCGATGCGCAGCCCCGGCAGGCCGTAGGATTTGGACATCACGCCAAGCGACAGCCCGCGTTCGTATTCGTCCGCAACAAAGGGCAGATGCCGGGCGCCCGATGGTCCCAGCCCATGGAAAATCTCGTCATGCAGGATCCAGATGCCATGATGGCGGCACAGATCTATCAGCGCGCAGTAGCGGTCCAGCGGCAGGATCGCTCCGGTCGGATTATGTGGAAAGTTGATCGTGACCAGCTTGGTGTTGGGGCGGATCGCGGCCTTGATCCGGTCGATATCCAGCGACCAGTTATCATCCGGGTCCAGCGGCACGCCCGTCGCCGCGCAGATCATACTGGGCAGGGTTTCGTGCGACTGGTAGTTGGGCGTCACCACGATGGCATGATCGCCGCGCTCCAGCAGCACGGAATTGGCGGCGAATATCCCCTCGCTCGCCCCGGCAAAGCACAGGATATCCTCCGGTGCGCGGCCCGCATAAATGTGCGCGATTTCAGCCCGCAGCGCAGGCGCGCCCCATGTTTCGGTATAGCCCAGCCACATGGTCTGGAATGCGTCGCGATCCGCGTCGCTGGCCATCTCCAGCAGGTCGGCCAGCGACATCGCCTCGGCGTCCGAGGCGGTCATGTGATGGCGGGCGCTGAACTCCCACTTGGCGAAATGGGTTTCCAGCCGAAAATCAGGGAGCTGCGTCATGTCGTGCCTCTTGGGGGCGTTCAATGCACCGACAAACCACATTCCATGGGGAAAGTCATGCGATAGGTCAGGACGCTGGGTTAGTCGCCGCGCGCCGTAGCGTGAAAATGATGGGTCGGGCCATGCCCGGCGCCGACACTCAGCAGATGGGCATAGGCGATTGCCTGCGTCACATATTCCTTGGCGCGTGCGACGGCAGCGGGCAACGTATGCCCGTGCCCCAGCTGGGCGGCGATAGCCGACGACAATGTGCAGCCGGTGCCGTGCGTGTTGCGGCTGTCGATGCGCTTTGATGTCATCCAATGCGCGCCCTGCGCCGACAGCAACAGATCGGGGCTGCTATCGCCCGCCAGATGCCCGCCCTTCAGCAAAACGGCAGGCGCACCCAGCGCCAGCAGAGCTTCGGCATGGGCGTGCATTTCGTTCTCATTCTGCGCCTCGGGAACGTCCAGCAGATCCCCCGCCTCCGGCAGGTTGGGTGTGATCAGCGCGGCCATGGGCAACAGGCGCTCGCACAGGGCGGCCACCGCATCGGTATGCAGCAGGCGGTCGCCGCCCTTGGCCACCATGACCGGGTCGATAACGATGGGCGCATCCAGCCCGGCGAGCGCATCCGCGACCACGCCGATGATCTCGGCATTGCCCAGCATCCCGATCTTGACCGCGTCGATGCGGATATCCTCGCGGATCGCGACGATCTGCGCGGACACCATGGCCGGATAGACCAGCTGCACCGCCTGCACGCCGCGCGTGTTCTGCGCGGTCAGCGCGGTCAGCGCGGCCATGGCATAGCCGCCATTGGCCGAAATCGCCTTGATGTCGGCCTGAATACCGGCTCCGCCTGACGGATCAGACCCGGCGATGGACAGGATATTGGGGATCATTTTACGCTCCATTCGTGGATCAGGGCGCGCGCTGCGGCTTGCATGTCCGGCGCGCGCGATATGGCGGAAACGACGGCGATGCCGGCCGCGCCCGCCTGCCGGATCGCGCCCGCATCGCCGGGTTTGATACCGCCGATTGCAACGCAAGGAAGCGGCGTGGCAGCAATGATCCGCGCCAGCCCGTCCATGCCGAGAGGCTGCGCCGCATCCGGCTTGGTCGCCGTGGCGCGCAAGGGGCCGACGCCCAGATAATCGACGCTGTTTGGCGCGATAGCGCCGAGTTGCGCCTGCATTTCGATCGACAGGCCCAGAGCCATATCCGGCCCGATCCGGGCGCGAATGGCGGCGATATCACCATCGCCCTGCCCCACATGCAGGCCGTCGGCGCCAACATCGATGGCCACCTGCACCCGGTCATTGATGACCAGCGCCGCGCCTGTCGCGCGGGTGATCTGCTGCACCTCGCGGGCTAGCGCGACCATCTCGGCATCGCTGGCATGTTTGTCGCGCAGTTGCACGATGCCGACACCTGCGGCGACGGCGGCGCGCACCTGATCAGGCACGGATGCGGGCGCATCGGGATCGGTGATGAAATAGACCGGACCCAGCCTCATGCTACGGTGATCCTCGCGCGCTTCGTCACGTCGGCAGGCGTCAGCGCGTAGAGAGCATCGATAAACGCCACCTGAAAGCTGGCCGGCCCCTTGGCCGCATCGCCTGCCATTTCACCGGCAACGGCATAGCTGGCCAGCGCGGCGACGGTCGCAGGTAGCGCGGGCTGATCCACCGCAAAGGCGACGACACCCCCGGTCAGCGAACAGCCCAGAGCGGTGATGCGCGGCATCAGCGCATGCCCCCCGGCAATGCGATACGCGGCATCGCCATCGGTGACGTAATCGACCGCGCCGGTGACCGCGACGACCCCACCGGTTTGGCGGGCCAACGTCTGCGCCGCGCCTGTCGCATTGCTGACGGTATCGGCGGTATCAGCACCCTTGCCCGCCGCATTGGCCCCTGCCAGCGCGATGATTTCGGAGGCGTTGCCGCGAATGATCGTCGGCTTCAGCGCCAGCAGGCGCGCACCGGCATCGCGGCGCAGGGCGGTGGCGCCGACGGCGACCGGGTCCAGCACCCACGGCTTGCCCGCCTGCGCCATGACGCGCGCGGCCTCCTCCATCGAGATCACCCAGTCGGGATCGAGCGTGCCGATATTGACGCTGAGAGCATCGGCCAGCCCAGCGAATTCGCCCGCTTCGCCTTGGGCATGAGCCATGGCCGGGCTGGCCCCGATCGCCAGCATGATATTGGCCATCACGTTCATCGCGACATAATTGGTGATGTTCTGCACCAGCGGTGCGCGGGCGCGCATCTGCGCCAGATAGTGCCCTGCGTCAATCATCATGGTCCCCCTTGGCCGCAGAGGGAAACATCGCTCCAAGGCGCCGATATGGCCCTGCCTGCGCTGCAACTTCCTCCGCCGGTATGATCCGGTTCAGGTTCGAAGGGTGCATCTCAGCCCTCGTCGCGGCGCCCCTGTTACTTGGGCCAAGATGAGCGCGCGATGCAGCGGCGTCAAGCCATCAGAAATCGATGGCGATGCCCTTCTTTTCCCAATCGCCGTAGCGCACGGCCTCGGGTCCGTCCTTGCGACCTCCCAGTTCCTTGGGCAACGCGCGGTCATCGGCGGCGGCGCGGCGCTGTTCTGCTTCGGCGAGGGCGCGGATGGCCTCAGGTGGCAAACTGGGTGGCAGATCGGGGCGGTCGGACATGGCAAGGGTTCCTTTTGGCGCTGCCCCTTGATATACGCCGCCGTCACCATTCAGCAAGGATTTGCCATGCCCCCGCCATCGCCGCGCGCCGCCGCCACCCGCCTGCTGGACCAGATCCTGGGCGAGCATCGCCAGATGGCGGACCTTCTGGCCACCGGCGCGCTGGATCGGCTGGAAGCGCCCGACCGCGCCCGCGCCCAGCGCCTTGCCACGCAAACGCTGCGCGGGATGGAGCGGGCCGACCGCGTGCTGGGCAAACATCTGCGCAAACCACCGCCCCTGCCGGTGATGAACATCCTGCGGCTGGGCACGGTCGAACTGTGCCTTGGCGGCGATGCGCATGGGGTGGTCAACGACTGCGTCGGGCTGGTCGCGGGCGACAAACGCTTTGTCCGGCTCAAGGGGCTGGTGAACGCCGTGCTGCGCAAGGTCGCCGCCGATGGGCCTGCCGAATGGGCCATCCTGCGCGTGCCGCATTTGCCCAAATGGCTGCGCGCCCCCCTGTCCGAGGCCTATGGCGCCAAGGCCGTCGCCGGGTTCGAGGCCGCGCATTTCGCAGCTGCGCCGCTGGACCTGACACCCAAGAGCGACGTGACCGAACTGGCGGATGCTGTGGGCGGCATTGTGCTGCCCACGGGGTCTGTGCGCGTGCATAATGCGGGGCAGGTCAGCGCATTGCCGGGCTATGACACCGGCGATTGGTGGGTGCAGGACGCCGCCGCCGCGATCCCGGCCCGCGCGCTGAGCGCGACCAAGGGCGAGGCGGTGCTGGACATGTGCGCCGCGCCGGGCGGCAAGACGCTGCAACTGGCGGCTACGGGCGCGAACGTCACCGCGCTGGATATCTCGGACGCGCGCATGGCGCGGGTGCGCGAAAACCTTGCGCGCACCGGGCTGGAGGCCAGTCTGGTGACGGGTGACGCGCTGACACATCATGGCAGCTATGACGCGATCCTGCTGGACGCGCCCTGTTCGGCTACCGGCACGATCCGGCGCCACCCCGACCTGCCCCATGCGCGCGACGGCTCGGAAATCGGCGATCTGATCGCGCTTCAGGCGGCGATGCTGGACCGCGCGCTGGGCCTGCTGAAACCCGGTGGGCGGCTGGTCTATTGCACCTGCTCGCTGCTGCCGGACGAGGGCGAATGTCAGGTGGACGACGCGCTGCTGCGCCATCCGGGTCTGACGGTCGACCGCGACGCGCTGAACATGCCCGGCATCGACCCCGACTGGATCACCGAAGAGGGCGGCTTGCGCCTGCGCCCCGATTATTGGGGCGATATCGGCGGCATGGACGGGTTTTACATCGCCGTGCTGCGCCCCTGACCCGCTTCGGCTAATTTTCGCAATCCTGCGGTGACTCGGCCTACGCTGCGCGATATGCTCTGCTGAAATGGCGCCGCAAAGAGCGCCCAAAGGCGAGGCGCATGGGATTTTCCGGCACATATCGGGCGAAATGGACGCATTGGGCGAACCGCGTCGCCGCGCGCCGTGCGGGGCGGACGAATCCCGCGACCGCCTTCGCGTCCTCGCCCGAGCCGCGTATGATCGGCAGCTTTGCCCGTGGGCGGCAACTGACGGCGGGCAATTTCATGTTCGCGGGCCACCTGCTGGAACGGCCCGGTGCCGCGATCTGGGATCTGGTCGCGCCCGATGCCGCGTTCGAGGCTGAAATGCACGGCTTTGCCTGGCTGGACGATCTGGCCGCCGTCGGCGATACCCCCGCACGCGCCTGTGCCCAAGGGTGGACCACCGGGTGGATCGCCCGCTACGGCGCCGGGCGCGGCCCCGGCTGGACGCCCGAGCTGACCGGGCGGCGCCTGATCCGCTGGATCAACCACGCGCTGTTCCTGCTGGGCGGACAGGACAAGGCGGCGTGGGACGTGTTCTATCGCGCGCTCGCGCAGCAGACGCTGTTTCTTAGCCAACGCTGGCACTCCACCGCCCCCGGCCTGCCCCGGATCGAGGCCCTGACCGGCCTGATCCATGCGGGCCTCGCGCTGGAGGGGATGCAGGGGCACGCGCCTGTCGCCGCAACTGCGCTGGGCCGCGAATGTGACGCGCATATCGGCGCAGAAGGGCTGCTGGCGACCCGCAACCCCGAGGAATTGCTGGACATCTTTACCCTGCTGACATGGGCCATCGCCGCGCTGGAGGATGCAGGCCAGACACCGCCCCTATCGTTGAGCGCCGCAACCGGGCGCATCGCTCCCACCTTGCGCACCCTGCGCCATGCCGATGGCGGACTGGCCCGCTTTCATGGCGGCGGGCACGGGCTGGAGGGGCGGTTGGATACCGCGCTGGCGGCCAGTGGCGTCAAGGGGCGGCAAAAGGACGGGCTGGCGATGGGCTATGCACGGCTGAGCGCCGGGCGCACCTCGGTCATTGTGGATGCGGCGCCGCCGCCTGCCGGGCCGGCCTCGGCAAACGCGCATGCTTCGACCTTGGCGTTCGAGCTGACATCGGGGCGTCGGCAGCTGATCGTCAACTGCGGATCAGGCGCCAGCTTTGGCGCCGAATGGCGGCGCGCCGGGCGCGCAACGCCGTCACACTCCACATTGGTGATCGCGGGCGACTCCAGCGCGCGGCTGGGCGAGGGTGCGCAGGCGGATTGGCTGGTCAGCGGCCCCTGCGATGTGCCCTCGCAGATGAGCCAGGCGTCCGATGGCCTGCGTTTTGAAGGGGGGCATGATGGCTATGCCGCTCGGTTCGGCCTGACCCATGCGCGCACCATCGAAATGACGTTCGACGGGCGCGGTGTCGCGGGCGAGGACATGCTGCTGGCGCTGTCGGACACGGATAAGCGCCGGTTTGACCGGGCGCTGGTTGCGGGGGCCATGCAGGGCGTGCCCTACCAGATCCACTTTCATCTCCACCCCGAGGTCGACGCCGCACTGGACATGGGCGGCGCCGCCGTATCGCTGGCCCTGCGCAGCGGTGAAATCTGGGTATTCCGCACCGACGCGCGGGCGCATATCACGCTGGAGCCGTCGGTGTATCTGGAAAAAACCCGGCTTAAGCCCCGTGCAAGCAAACAGATAGTTTTATCTGGCGCCGCGCTGGAGTATGCGGGCCGCATCAGATGGTCGCTGGCCAAGGCGCAGGATACCCCGATCAGCATTCGCGATCTGGCGCAGGACGCGCCGTACCTTGCGCCCGAAACCGGCTAAGACGTCAAACACGCAGGAAACCCTATGACCGATATCGTTCCCCTCCGCCGCGCCCTTTTGTCCGTGTCCGACAAGACCGGGCTGATCGATCTGGGCCGGGCCCTGTCAGAGCGCGGCGTCGAACTGCTCAGCACCGGCGGCAGCGCGAAAACGCTGCGCGATGCAGGGCTGGACGTGCGCGATGTGGCTGATGTGACAGGCTTTCCCGAGATGATGGACGGGCGGGTCAAAACGCTGCACCCTGCGGTGCATGGCGGCCTGCTGGCGCTGCGCGACAACGACGATCATGTGGCAGCGATGCAACAGCATGGCATCGCCGCGATCGATCTGCTGGTGGTGAACCTCTATCCGTTCGAATCCACCGTCGCGGCGGGTGCCGACTATGACACCTGCGTCGAGAATATCGACATCGGCGGCCCGGCGATGATTCGCGCCGCCGCGAAGAACCACGGCTTTGTGAATGTCGTCGTCGATGTCGAAGACTACGCAGCCCTGCTGGAGGAGATGGATGCGCATGACGGCGGCACCACGCTCGCCTTCCGCCAGAAAATGGCGATGACCGCGTATTCGCGCACCGCCTCGTATGATTCGGCGGTGTCCACGTGGATGGCCGCACAGCAGGGCGATACTGCTCCGCGTCGCCGCACGGTCGCGGGCACACTGGCGCAAAAGCTGCGCTACGGCGAAAACCCGCATCAGGGCGCGTCCTTCTACCTCGACGGCAGCGCCCGCCCCGGTGTGGCGACCGCGCTGCAGCTTCAGGGCAAGGCGCTGAGCTACAACAACATCAACGACACCGACGCGGCGTTCGAACTGGCCAGCGAATTCAGCCCGCAAGACGGCCCTGCCTGCGCGATCATCAAGCACGCCAACCCCTGCGGCGTGGCCCGCGCAACAACGCTGAAGGACGCCTATATGCGCGCCTTCGACTGCGACCGCACATCGGCCTTCGGCGGCATCATCGCACTGAACCAGCCGCTGGACGGCGCCACTGCCGAGGAGATAGTGCAGATCTTTACCGAGGTCGTCATCGCCCCCGGCGCGGACGACGATGCGCGCCGCATCTTCGAGGCCAAGAAGAACCTGCGCCTGCTGATTACCGAAGGCATGGCCGATCCGCGCGCCGCCGCCCAGACGATCCGGCAGGTATCGGGCGGATACCTGATGCAGGACAAGGATAACGGCCATCTGGAGGCGGGCAATCTGAAGGTCGTCACCAAACGCCAGCCGACGGAGGCCGAGATGGCCGACATGCTGTTCGCCTGGAAGGTTGCCAAGCACGTCAAATCCAACGCCATCGTCTACGTCAAGGATGGCGCAACCGTCGGCGTTGGTGCAGGCCAGATGAGCCGCGTCGACAGCTGCCGTATTGCCGCGCGCAAGTCGCAGGACATGGCAGATGCACTGGGCCTGCCCGCGCCGCTGACCCAGGGCAGCGTGGTGGCGTCGGATGCGTTCTTTCCCTTTGCCGACGGCCTGCTGACCGCAGCCGAGGCCGGCGCAACGGCGGTGATCCATCCCGGCGGATCAATGCGCGACGACGATGTGATCGCCGCCGCAGACGACGCCGGGCTGGCAATGGTGCTGACCGGCATGCGCCATTTCCGGCACTGATACGCAGCACGCGCAGGAGGATGCGATGAAAACGGCATTCTGGACAGCCTTCTGGGTCTTTCTTCTGGATCAGGCCAGCAAATGGCTGGTGGTCCACTGGATGGACCTGCGCGCCCTGGGCACGATCGAGGTCGCGCCGCCCTTCCTGACCCTGCGCATGGCGTGGAATTACGGCATCAACTTTGGCCTGATGGCCGGGGAGTCGCCCGTGACGCGCTGGGTGCTGATCGCCGTCGCGCTGGTCATTTCGGGCGCGGTGCTGTGGTGGGCGCATCATGAACCGGGCGGCAAGTGGCAGAAAATCGCCGCCGGGCTGCTGGTCGGCGGCGCGCTGGGCAATGTGATCGACCGGGTTCTCTATGGCGCGGTCGCGGATTTCCTGAACATGTCCTGCTGTGGTTTGAACAATCCTTTCGCGTTCAATATCGCCGATATCTCGATCTTTGCCGGCGCGCTGGGCATGGTGATCTTCACTCCGGGCAAAAAGCCCGCGTGACGCCGGGGCGAACATGCGATAGACCATCTTGCAAACATCTATGACAGAAGGGCCTCGACCATGCGCCGCGGCATCATTGCACTGACGATCATGACCCTCGCCGTCGCTG
This window harbors:
- the lspA gene encoding signal peptidase II — protein: MKTAFWTAFWVFLLDQASKWLVVHWMDLRALGTIEVAPPFLTLRMAWNYGINFGLMAGESPVTRWVLIAVALVISGAVLWWAHHEPGGKWQKIAAGLLVGGALGNVIDRVLYGAVADFLNMSCCGLNNPFAFNIADISIFAGALGMVIFTPGKKPA
- a CDS encoding heparinase II/III family protein; its protein translation is MGFSGTYRAKWTHWANRVAARRAGRTNPATAFASSPEPRMIGSFARGRQLTAGNFMFAGHLLERPGAAIWDLVAPDAAFEAEMHGFAWLDDLAAVGDTPARACAQGWTTGWIARYGAGRGPGWTPELTGRRLIRWINHALFLLGGQDKAAWDVFYRALAQQTLFLSQRWHSTAPGLPRIEALTGLIHAGLALEGMQGHAPVAATALGRECDAHIGAEGLLATRNPEELLDIFTLLTWAIAALEDAGQTPPLSLSAATGRIAPTLRTLRHADGGLARFHGGGHGLEGRLDTALAASGVKGRQKDGLAMGYARLSAGRTSVIVDAAPPPAGPASANAHASTLAFELTSGRRQLIVNCGSGASFGAEWRRAGRATPSHSTLVIAGDSSARLGEGAQADWLVSGPCDVPSQMSQASDGLRFEGGHDGYAARFGLTHARTIEMTFDGRGVAGEDMLLALSDTDKRRFDRALVAGAMQGVPYQIHFHLHPEVDAALDMGGAAVSLALRSGEIWVFRTDARAHITLEPSVYLEKTRLKPRASKQIVLSGAALEYAGRIRWSLAKAQDTPISIRDLAQDAPYLAPETG
- the purH gene encoding bifunctional phosphoribosylaminoimidazolecarboxamide formyltransferase/IMP cyclohydrolase; protein product: MTDIVPLRRALLSVSDKTGLIDLGRALSERGVELLSTGGSAKTLRDAGLDVRDVADVTGFPEMMDGRVKTLHPAVHGGLLALRDNDDHVAAMQQHGIAAIDLLVVNLYPFESTVAAGADYDTCVENIDIGGPAMIRAAAKNHGFVNVVVDVEDYAALLEEMDAHDGGTTLAFRQKMAMTAYSRTASYDSAVSTWMAAQQGDTAPRRRTVAGTLAQKLRYGENPHQGASFYLDGSARPGVATALQLQGKALSYNNINDTDAAFELASEFSPQDGPACAIIKHANPCGVARATTLKDAYMRAFDCDRTSAFGGIIALNQPLDGATAEEIVQIFTEVVIAPGADDDARRIFEAKKNLRLLITEGMADPRAAAQTIRQVSGGYLMQDKDNGHLEAGNLKVVTKRQPTEAEMADMLFAWKVAKHVKSNAIVYVKDGATVGVGAGQMSRVDSCRIAARKSQDMADALGLPAPLTQGSVVASDAFFPFADGLLTAAEAGATAVIHPGGSMRDDDVIAAADDAGLAMVLTGMRHFRH